One genomic region from Candidatus Nanoarchaeia archaeon encodes:
- a CDS encoding site-2 protease family protein → MNSELVATGILFFLLLGLLYWKRKFITIEKIFFPVLYFAMLRTGLGLKLMDRLARRMPRFWKAVGILGIIVGFLGMVLIVVELAINFIQILVTPEAAPGVGLVLPFRLHGAIFVPPLYWILSIFFLAVIHEFSHGVLARVYGIPLKSSGFAAVCFFIPIIPAAFVEPDEQELGKRPAWQQLSVFAAGPLANIVAAFLLLFLLGQVAQPIVQAMNSQDGIEITGFDEGGGSSPAKEAGLEAGDIIIQAGEREIKDYDDLIGVFNATQPGDRMQVSTAAGKSVEITLGSHPTNEGRPYLGIFLDQHTSIKKEYEPLRGVNGGLIWAAGNPYKLSFYSQTGLLGWMWILNLGIGLFNLAPLGPIDGGRMLKVGLETMFRKEIAASIWKWTGITVLGIILFSLTTAFF, encoded by the coding sequence ATGAATAGTGAGCTGGTTGCAACAGGTATTCTCTTTTTTCTCCTACTAGGGCTGCTTTACTGGAAAAGGAAATTCATCACGATCGAAAAGATTTTCTTTCCGGTGCTCTATTTTGCCATGCTCCGCACAGGCCTCGGTCTTAAGCTCATGGACCGCCTGGCAAGGCGCATGCCCCGCTTTTGGAAGGCGGTTGGCATCCTGGGCATTATTGTCGGGTTTCTCGGCATGGTCCTTATTGTTGTTGAACTGGCAATAAACTTCATCCAGATTCTTGTGACTCCCGAAGCCGCTCCGGGGGTTGGCTTGGTTCTTCCCTTCCGGCTGCACGGAGCGATCTTTGTTCCACCGCTCTACTGGATTCTTTCCATATTCTTTCTGGCAGTGATTCATGAGTTTTCCCACGGCGTGCTTGCCCGGGTCTACGGCATACCGTTAAAGTCAAGCGGGTTCGCAGCAGTGTGCTTCTTCATTCCGATCATACCTGCAGCGTTTGTCGAGCCGGATGAGCAGGAGTTGGGAAAGAGGCCTGCCTGGCAGCAGCTTTCAGTATTTGCGGCAGGCCCCCTTGCAAACATCGTCGCCGCGTTTCTTTTGCTATTCCTCTTGGGGCAGGTTGCACAGCCCATAGTTCAGGCAATGAACTCCCAAGACGGGATTGAGATCACGGGGTTTGATGAGGGCGGAGGATCTTCTCCTGCAAAGGAAGCGGGGCTGGAAGCTGGAGACATCATCATTCAGGCAGGGGAGAGGGAAATTAAAGACTACGACGACCTCATAGGGGTATTCAATGCAACACAGCCAGGAGACCGGATGCAGGTTTCAACTGCCGCAGGAAAGTCTGTTGAGATCACGCTTGGCTCTCATCCCACAAACGAAGGCAGGCCATATTTGGGTATTTTTCTCGACCAGCACACGTCAATAAAAAAAGAGTACGAACCATTGCGGGGTGTGAATGGCGGGTTGATATGGGCGGCAGGAAATCCATACAAGCTCAGCTTCTATTCCCAGACAGGGCTCCTTGGCTGGATGTGGATCCTGAACCTTGGCATCGGACTCTTCAATCTTGCGCCTCTCGGACCGATTGATGGCGGAAGAATGCTGAAGGTAGGTCTCGAGACGATGTTCAGAAAAGAAATCGCCGCCAGCATCTGGAAATGGACAGGAATCACGGTTCTTGGCATAATCCTGTTCAGCCTGACTACTGCATTCTTCTGA
- a CDS encoding histone: protein MVAKHLPLAAMEKILKKGGAERVGETAKAALRDILEERAEATARLAVRLASHAGRKTVKPEDIALAAKDPSGKG from the coding sequence GTGGTTGCCAAGCATCTCCCTCTTGCAGCAATGGAGAAGATCCTTAAAAAAGGAGGAGCTGAGCGTGTGGGGGAAACCGCAAAGGCCGCTCTCAGGGACATCCTGGAAGAAAGGGCTGAAGCCACTGCAAGGCTGGCGGTCAGGCTTGCGAGCCACGCAGGCAGAAAAACAGTGAAGCCCGAGGATATTGCGCTGGCTGCAAAAGATCCATCAGGCAAGGGTTAA
- a CDS encoding translation initiation factor IF-5A, with protein sequence MEGTKFTSIGSLKIGNYIVIEGVACKVVDIQISRPGKHGHAKVRLTGTGLIDEKKRVIVAPGHDNIEVPIVDKRSAQVLSIVGEKANVMDSETYETFDLAIPSELQGKLAEGSSVMYWSILGQRVMKQIKGD encoded by the coding sequence ATGGAAGGGACAAAGTTTACAAGCATCGGCTCGCTGAAGATAGGAAACTATATTGTCATAGAGGGTGTAGCCTGCAAAGTTGTTGATATCCAGATATCGCGGCCAGGAAAGCACGGTCATGCAAAAGTTCGCTTGACTGGGACTGGCCTTATTGACGAGAAAAAAAGGGTGATCGTCGCCCCCGGGCATGACAATATCGAAGTCCCTATTGTCGATAAGCGATCGGCGCAGGTATTGTCAATCGTTGGGGAAAAGGCAAATGTTATGGACTCGGAGACTTATGAGACATTTGATCTTGCAATCCCTTCGGAATTGCAGGGAAAGCTGGCCGAAGGAAGCAGCGTGATGTATTGGAGCATCCTTGGCCAGAGAGTGATGAAGCAGATAAAAGGAGATTGA
- a CDS encoding SprT-like domain-containing protein → MDIVEEAFHGLYPGRPYTYASSVKYSWQLKDYNSNIRFSGSNLAFHLNKKWRKVDKEIRLGLIQSLLSQIFKTRRRTIEMEYYSSFIKHLHLAVPKTNVDERLAEVFGQLNEQYFNGMLEMPNLAMGNSTTSKLGSYEYARDLITISSILADHPKLLEYVLFHEMLHKKYKFSSKGERTIHHPPEFLAEEKRFPNAQQLEQELSRVARKAKGWSWLIGART, encoded by the coding sequence ATGGACATCGTTGAGGAAGCATTCCATGGGCTCTATCCAGGCAGGCCATACACGTATGCATCTTCAGTGAAGTATTCCTGGCAGCTCAAGGATTATAACTCGAATATCAGGTTTTCTGGCAGCAATCTGGCATTCCACCTGAACAAGAAATGGAGAAAAGTAGACAAGGAGATACGCTTAGGCCTGATTCAGTCGCTGCTTTCGCAGATCTTCAAGACAAGAAGACGGACGATAGAGATGGAGTATTACAGCTCATTTATCAAGCATCTCCATCTAGCTGTGCCGAAGACAAACGTGGACGAAAGGCTTGCCGAAGTGTTCGGGCAGCTGAACGAGCAATATTTCAATGGGATGCTCGAGATGCCAAATCTGGCAATGGGGAATTCAACGACATCCAAATTAGGCTCATACGAGTACGCCAGGGATCTCATCACTATCAGCTCAATCCTTGCAGATCATCCAAAGCTTTTGGAATATGTGCTTTTCCATGAGATGCTCCACAAAAAATATAAGTTCTCCAGCAAAGGAGAACGCACAATCCACCATCCTCCTGAGTTTCTTGCAGAGGAAAAGAGATTTCCAAATGCCCAGCAGCTCGAGCAGGAGTTGAGCAGAGTTGCCAGAAAGGCAAAGGGATGGAGCTGGCTGATAGGCGCCAGAACATAA
- a CDS encoding ATP-binding protein, whose amino-acid sequence MVYDIILGRDEAQKQKFGKEGTILLGKHYVKMGQTTSLSNPIYMDVSQSHAVFICGKRGSGKSYTMGVIAEGMAHLPEQIANRLAIVILDTMGIYWTMKYPNKQEEELLEEWGIKGKPLSPLIFAPVGYFSQFKEKGIPVDYPFSLQPSQLSAFDWCHAFGIDINSPLGVLIERVIGKLQDEGKNYSLLDIRAELSVEGKVEQAVRDAADNRFQVAEHWGLFSEEGIKIDRIVKGGQISILDVSAYAVVPGAENIRALVVGLLTQKLFIDRMVSRKAEEYQAIRKSREAIFEGEDEASTEPLVWIIIDEAHEFLPNKGKTAASDSLITILREGRQPGISLVLASQQPGKIHTDVMTQSDIVISHRITANVDIQALGMLMQSYMREGLDTQFNYLPRVVGSAIAFDDVNERMYPMRIRPRVSWHGGGAPTALREEKKNVFEF is encoded by the coding sequence ATGGTTTATGATATCATCCTTGGCAGAGACGAGGCTCAGAAGCAGAAATTCGGGAAAGAGGGGACGATTTTGCTTGGCAAGCATTATGTGAAGATGGGCCAAACGACCTCCCTCTCCAACCCGATCTATATGGATGTTTCCCAATCTCATGCTGTCTTTATCTGCGGCAAGAGGGGATCAGGAAAGTCCTACACTATGGGCGTTATTGCAGAAGGCATGGCCCATTTGCCAGAACAGATCGCAAATAGGCTGGCGATAGTCATCCTTGACACGATGGGCATCTATTGGACCATGAAATATCCGAATAAGCAGGAAGAAGAGCTGCTTGAGGAGTGGGGAATCAAGGGGAAGCCGCTGTCCCCCCTGATTTTTGCCCCCGTCGGATACTTCAGCCAATTCAAGGAAAAAGGCATCCCGGTAGACTACCCTTTTAGCCTCCAGCCCTCCCAATTGAGCGCATTTGACTGGTGCCATGCGTTCGGCATTGATATCAACAGCCCTCTTGGAGTACTGATTGAGAGGGTCATCGGAAAGTTGCAGGACGAGGGAAAGAACTATTCTCTCCTTGATATTCGCGCCGAGCTTTCTGTTGAGGGCAAGGTTGAGCAGGCTGTGAGAGATGCTGCAGATAACCGCTTCCAGGTTGCTGAGCACTGGGGCCTTTTCTCTGAAGAAGGAATTAAGATTGACCGGATCGTGAAAGGAGGCCAGATATCCATCCTTGATGTGAGCGCCTATGCAGTTGTTCCCGGTGCAGAGAACATCCGGGCGCTGGTTGTCGGTCTGCTGACCCAGAAGCTCTTTATCGACCGCATGGTGTCCAGAAAAGCAGAGGAATATCAGGCCATCAGGAAGAGCCGGGAGGCAATTTTTGAAGGAGAAGATGAGGCCAGCACGGAGCCGCTGGTGTGGATCATCATTGATGAAGCGCACGAGTTTCTTCCCAACAAGGGCAAAACCGCAGCTTCGGACAGCCTGATCACGATCCTTCGGGAAGGAAGGCAGCCCGGAATCTCCCTTGTTCTTGCATCGCAGCAGCCGGGAAAGATCCATACCGACGTCATGACGCAGTCTGATATTGTCATCTCGCATCGGATCACCGCGAACGTTGATATCCAAGCGCTTGGTATGCTTATGCAAAGCTACATGCGTGAAGGCTTAGACACCCAGTTCAACTATCTCCCCCGTGTTGTTGGCTCAGCCATAGCTTTCGATGATGTGAACGAAAGGATGTACCCAATGCGGATTCGGCCGCGGGTGAGCTGGCACGGAGGCGGAGCGCCAACTGCGCTCAGGGAAGAGAAAAAGAATGTTTTTGAGTTTTAG
- a CDS encoding 50S ribosomal protein L40e: protein MVKFPEAQARLFRNKFICKICKTAVRAENRFVLAGKIKCRKCQARKLRPVRKK, encoded by the coding sequence ATGGTAAAATTCCCAGAAGCGCAGGCTCGTTTGTTCAGGAATAAATTTATTTGCAAGATCTGCAAGACCGCAGTCCGGGCAGAGAATCGTTTTGTTCTTGCCGGAAAGATCAAATGCAGAAAGTGCCAGGCAAGAAAGCTGCGACCGGTTAGAAAAAAATGA
- the dnaG gene encoding DNA primase DnaG codes for MGKISPLSAKYIINTSIDIEGVVDKPDVIGAVFGQTEGLLGPELELRELQRSGRIGRIEVDVDTRNGKTGGKIIIPSSLDKAETAIVAASLEIIQRIGPCNAKVNVLNIEDVRVAKRMFVINRAKELLRTLTESVLPDSRELADEVAYSVRVMEIQEYGKDRLPAGPSIADSNECILVEGRADVVNLLKHGIKNAIAMNGTSVPQTIIDLSKEKIVTVFVDGDRGGNLILKELLEVADIDFVTRAPDGKEVEEITQKEIHKALRSRIAIEQAKMELSKELERNQQAGNRNYVRQLVRSADMSKHQEKYQDRPQHRQPASQPVSTPSETSLHPDMKKAFSTMLDDLVGTRGAYLLDDKLTILGKVPVTELVTTLKSLTSGVYAIIFDGVVDRLLTQTAERSNVKYLIGMDSKIRSEQTRLGVLTVGDLG; via the coding sequence ATGGGAAAAATAAGCCCTTTATCGGCAAAATATATCATAAACACCTCAATTGACATTGAAGGGGTTGTTGACAAGCCTGACGTTATCGGAGCAGTATTCGGGCAGACTGAAGGCCTTTTGGGTCCCGAGCTTGAGCTGCGGGAGCTTCAGCGATCTGGAAGGATTGGAAGGATTGAGGTGGATGTTGACACCCGGAATGGGAAGACTGGGGGCAAGATTATCATCCCTTCTTCTCTGGACAAAGCAGAAACCGCAATCGTTGCAGCTTCTCTTGAGATCATCCAGCGGATTGGCCCTTGCAATGCCAAGGTCAATGTCCTTAACATCGAGGATGTGCGTGTCGCTAAGCGTATGTTTGTCATCAATCGGGCTAAGGAGCTCCTGAGGACTCTGACAGAGTCTGTGCTTCCCGATTCACGGGAGCTTGCAGACGAGGTCGCCTACTCTGTCCGAGTCATGGAGATTCAGGAATATGGCAAAGACCGGCTTCCTGCCGGGCCGAGCATTGCTGACTCCAACGAATGCATCTTGGTGGAAGGAAGAGCCGATGTTGTGAATCTTCTCAAGCACGGTATCAAGAATGCTATTGCAATGAACGGCACCAGCGTTCCCCAGACTATCATCGATCTTTCCAAGGAAAAAATCGTGACAGTTTTTGTGGATGGGGACCGAGGTGGAAACCTCATCCTGAAAGAGCTGCTCGAGGTCGCAGACATTGATTTTGTCACTCGGGCTCCTGACGGGAAGGAGGTTGAGGAGATCACTCAAAAGGAGATTCATAAGGCATTGCGTTCCAGGATCGCTATTGAGCAGGCAAAGATGGAACTTTCAAAGGAATTGGAGCGTAACCAGCAGGCCGGCAACCGCAATTATGTGCGCCAGCTTGTGCGGAGCGCAGATATGTCGAAGCACCAGGAAAAATACCAAGATAGGCCTCAACACCGGCAGCCTGCAAGCCAGCCTGTGAGCACACCCTCCGAAACTTCCTTGCATCCAGATATGAAAAAGGCGTTTTCAACCATGCTTGACGATTTGGTGGGAACCCGAGGAGCGTACCTCCTTGATGATAAACTCACTATCCTTGGCAAGGTGCCTGTCACTGAACTTGTGACCACGCTTAAGAGCCTTACCTCAGGAGTGTATGCAATCATCTTTGATGGTGTTGTGGACAGGCTCCTGACCCAAACAGCTGAGCGGAGCAATGTAAAATACCTGATAGGCATGGACTCCAAGATCCGGTCAGAGCAAACCCGTCTTGGGGTGCTGACAGTTGGAGACCTGGGCTAG
- a CDS encoding peptidylprolyl isomerase, with amino-acid sequence MPAHDEDIEEHYDWEDDLDLIGGEISHSEKESHSEKKQKKSKETEKKVKREEPRPKKEEPKEVKKESQEDSGDLFSDSVSDSEFLDKEPRKSSFGLWVAGIIIFLIFGGATWYVLAPEQIAAKNAGVINGVPVTEDQLATQYEIFFLFSGLPEGYRDTMGKEEYLDQILTNEVLLISAAEAQGIEIMDSELQQEYQNFLKGNGLTERVLEQQLAEKKLELGDIKQFIRNRMLMAGFLDKNVFSGVTAAEEELTQYFQQNVPAKQERVKASHILVTTKEEAEQVVRKLKAGEDFAELARNLSIDPSAKANNGSLGYFGKGVMVQEFESAAFSLDVGEISDPVQTQFGFHIIKVEDRKDEITLDDVRSEVEANVVRGKQEQALQGFLEQMRERADIKIEEESKDGSSASDQKSGQKSEFTPTGQAACTEDGKPVIRMFSASRDPQSWSREAFNSLAIQYPDAVVYSWELDTGDNLVTPEEEHSVPQSEVDLFIKYSPKSQVPAFVFSCQYVRIGNAFSERSEQAELQEFKMMMERVL; translated from the coding sequence ATGCCAGCCCATGATGAAGACATTGAAGAACACTATGATTGGGAAGATGATCTCGACCTGATTGGAGGGGAGATCAGTCATTCTGAGAAGGAGAGCCATTCTGAAAAGAAACAGAAAAAATCCAAAGAAACAGAAAAAAAAGTTAAGCGCGAGGAACCAAGGCCAAAAAAAGAGGAGCCAAAAGAGGTGAAGAAAGAATCTCAAGAGGATAGTGGAGATCTCTTCTCTGACTCAGTCTCTGATTCGGAGTTCTTGGACAAAGAGCCCCGGAAATCCAGCTTCGGCCTATGGGTTGCTGGCATCATCATCTTTCTGATATTTGGGGGAGCAACATGGTATGTGCTGGCACCCGAACAGATCGCTGCAAAGAATGCAGGAGTCATCAATGGCGTTCCAGTCACAGAAGATCAGCTTGCTACGCAATATGAGATATTTTTTCTCTTTAGTGGGCTTCCCGAAGGCTACCGCGATACCATGGGCAAAGAAGAATATCTGGATCAGATCCTCACCAATGAAGTCCTGCTCATAAGCGCGGCTGAGGCCCAGGGCATTGAGATTATGGACAGCGAGTTGCAGCAGGAATACCAAAATTTCCTGAAGGGCAATGGCCTTACAGAGAGGGTTCTGGAGCAGCAGCTTGCTGAGAAGAAACTGGAGTTGGGTGATATCAAGCAGTTCATCAGAAATCGGATGCTCATGGCCGGATTTTTGGACAAGAATGTTTTCAGCGGAGTAACTGCCGCAGAAGAAGAGCTTACGCAGTATTTCCAGCAGAATGTGCCTGCAAAGCAAGAGCGTGTCAAGGCTTCGCATATACTGGTAACGACGAAGGAAGAGGCTGAACAGGTAGTTCGCAAGCTCAAGGCAGGCGAGGACTTCGCAGAACTTGCCAGAAACCTATCAATTGATCCAAGCGCAAAAGCCAACAACGGATCTCTTGGATATTTTGGAAAAGGCGTAATGGTGCAGGAATTTGAATCTGCTGCGTTTTCACTTGATGTTGGAGAGATTTCTGACCCTGTTCAGACTCAGTTTGGGTTTCATATTATAAAGGTTGAGGACAGGAAAGATGAGATTACCCTTGACGATGTTCGCAGTGAGGTGGAGGCAAATGTCGTCAGAGGCAAACAGGAGCAGGCGCTTCAGGGCTTCCTGGAGCAGATGCGCGAGCGCGCTGATATTAAGATTGAGGAAGAAAGCAAAGACGGCAGCTCTGCATCAGACCAAAAATCAGGCCAGAAAAGTGAGTTCACGCCAACAGGCCAGGCAGCTTGCACTGAAGACGGGAAACCGGTTATAAGGATGTTCTCGGCTTCACGTGATCCTCAAAGCTGGAGCAGAGAGGCATTTAATTCGCTTGCCATCCAGTACCCTGATGCCGTAGTTTATAGCTGGGAGCTCGACACAGGAGACAATCTTGTGACTCCGGAAGAGGAGCATTCAGTCCCTCAATCTGAAGTGGACTTATTTATCAAGTACAGCCCGAAAAGCCAGGTTCCTGCATTTGTTTTCAGCTGCCAGTATGTTCGGATCGGGAATGCCTTCTCAGAAAGAAGTGAACAGGCCGAACTCCAGGAATTTAAGATGATGATGGAAAGGGTTCTGTGA